A region of the bacterium (Candidatus Blackallbacteria) CG13_big_fil_rev_8_21_14_2_50_49_14 genome:
GGTTCCCAATCCAGTCAGCACCTCATAGGGAATCGTGCCGATTTTATCGGCCCAGTCTTGGGCTGTGATGGTTTCATCGCCTTCTTGGCCGATAAAGGTCACGGTTTCGCCCACTTCAATCGTCTGCTGCAAATCCGTCAAATCAACCGTGCATTGATCCATTGAAATGCGCCCCACCAGCGGCAGGCGTTGGCCCTTGACCAAAATCTCCTGCTGATTTGAAAGCAGGCGGTTGAGGCCATCGGCATAGCCCAGGGCAATCACGCCAATCCGGCTGGGGCGGGCTGTGATAAAGCTGCGCCCGTAGCCCAGGGCCGTTCCTGCGGGTACATCTTTCAACTGGGTAATTTGGGCTTTGAGTGCCAGGACGGGTTTTAAACCGGTTCCCTGTGCGCCGCCATAGCCATAGAGTGAAATGCCCGGTCTCACCAGATTATAATGGGCCTCAGGGTATTGAAAGACCGCATCACTGTTGGCGAGATGGTAGATCAAGGCTTCAGGCTCACGCAAATGGCTTCGGGCATAGCTCAAAACCTCGTTAAAAATCTGAATCTGGCGGTGAATATGGGGGCAGGCGGGCCGATCAGAGGTTGCCAGGTGCGAGCAGATTCCGCGCAGATTCACCCATTCGGTCAGGGCCAGTTGATCAAGTGCTGCTCCCATTTCTGTCGGCAGAATGCCCACCCGGCCCATACCGGTATCAACTTTGAGATGTGCTTCAGCCGGGCGGCCAATCGCACGGGCCAAATCTTCAAGAATGGGCAGATGGGCCAGGGTGTGCAGCATCAGGGCAAAGCCCTCTTCCAGGGCTAGACGGTACTGAGAAACGCTCAAGGCTCCCAGAATCAGAATATGTTCCGCCTGGGGCAGCAATTGCTTGAGATGCAGTGCCTCTCCCAAGGTCGCCACGCCATAATGGGTGATACCCTGCTGAAACAGAGCTGGGGCGATTTGGGAGACATTGTGCCCATAGGCATTGGCTTTAACCACTGCCATGATTTGGGCAGAAGCAGGCTGGCAAGCGTTTTGAAGCCTTTTGAGGTTATGCTCTAAAGCAGACAGATCAATCTCCGTCCACTTGCTGTAGTATTTGCGGGGCAGGGAAGTTACAATCATGCTTCAGACAGGGGAGAGGCCGGCTCTCCCCTGAGTGGCCTTAGAATTTCATGGCAGGCAGATTGAATTGTAAGGGAGCCTGAGAGCGGAGTTGAATTCCTGAACCATCGCGGGGATTGGTAATCACAATATCTGGGCCTTCATTGGCCTTGGCATTGGCACGGGCGACCAAGACCACACCTGCGACAATCGCACCGACCACGACGACGGCACCGCCAATCGTCCAGTAAATCCAGGTATTGTCTTCACCTTTGATCGTCACACCTTTGAGTTGGCCCCGAGCCAGCTCCATTTCAGCGTCACTGACATAGAGATTCAATTTTTTGGGAATCAGCAGGGAGAGATAATTGACCACCGGCAGAATATCGTCTTCAGATTGAAAGAGATAGCTTTCGCTGACCACTACCTGACCGGTTTCGACATCGAGCATGCGCACGTTGATTTCCATTTTGGAACCGGCTTTGACCAGGCTACCCGTGACCATCACGCCTGCACCCGTCATTTTGCCGATTTGTGCTGTTTTGGAACTGTCGGCGAAAGCGGTTTGGCCAAAACCCAATTCTTTAATCGCCTTGTCAATCTGGCTGCGTTCGACCAGTTTGAGTTCGGGGCGTCTGGCCAGTTTGGTAACCAGAGATTCAGAAATTCCACGTTTCAGATTGTCGTAACGGGCATCGCCCGTATCATTGCTAAAATCTGCAACAGCCAGGGCTTTGGCGATGACAGGTGTCGTCATGCCACCAGCATTGGGATCTCCTCCGACATTCGGCAAGACCGAGGGAGTAAGCACTGAGCTGTTCACGCGTCCGATCAATTCGCCACCTGCAGCCTGGGCTGGCAGATGCACTGAAATCAGGGCGGCGGCCAAAAGGCCACATAAGGCTTGGGTATGGGGGACTCGGAACATGTCGTTTACTCCTTCTCAATCACCTAGCGGATTCTCCCGTTCATGATACACCAATGTGGCGCGTGAGGGAATTGCGAAGCAGGCGGAGCCTGCCTGGTGATTCGAGGGAAGTTTTTCTGTATGCAAAAAAGCAGGGGGAGCCAGTACCCAATCCTGGCCGCCGACTTGCAGGGGCAAGGACCTTTCCAGCAGGGGGCCTTCTCCGCTACGGGAATAGGCTTCGAACTTCAGATCTTTCCAGTCGGGCTGACAGAACCACTGGGTGCCGCGGTTGGCATTCCAGAAGACCAGAATGCGCTTGCGCAGGGGGTCGAGATTGGTGTGATCGGGCAGATCGTCGCGAATCTCCATGGCAATCAGACCCGGCACTTGATTCGGGCCTGTGTTTCTGAAGCGAACACGGGCTTGAATTTCTTCAAGACTGCGCAAACGGAAAAGGGCTGAGCTGCGACGTACCTGAAGCAGGCGATGTACCTGGGCCAGAGCTGTGAGCATCTGAACCTGCGAAGCTTTGAACTCCGTTTGGGTTAAACGCGGGTGCCAAAAATCCCATTCCTGCTCATTGCGCCAGGCCGGTGGAAGCCCCACACCCCAGTTCTGTTGCAGGCCGCGCCAGTCGACCAGATTAAACCAGTCGCCAGAATCGTAGCTGTCGCCATCCCCTGATTTTGAGCGCAAGAGTTCAGAACCGGCGTGCAAAAACGGAATCCCCTGCCCCAAAAGCGGCAAACTCAAGGCCAAAACCTGCATTTGCATCCGTTCTTCTGCACTGGCTGTAGCGGGTTGGCGATCTGGGGTTCGAAAGGGCGCTTTGGCGGCAATTTGATCCCAAAGTGCGTAGTTGTCATGGGCCGAAACATAATTGATGCTCTCCTGTGGGTCGCGGGCAAAGCCTGAGCCCGGTGAGCCTCTGTACAGAATTTCCTGGCCTGAGACTTCCTGGCCTTGGGCACTCTCAATGCGATAGTCTTTTAATCCCCCCGTCAGTCCCACACGCAGATTGTCGGCATAGTTCAGCAAGAGGGCTTTCTGGGCCTGCGCCTCAGTGGGGGTATCGCGGTTAAACGGGCTGAGGTTGGGATCGGTATACAGGCCTGTGGCAAAGCCTTGGTCTGAGCGCGTGCTGTGGTCATAGTTGCCCCCTCGGGCAGAATCGCGCAGGCGGTCGTTAAACATGCCCACGCCCAGGCCACTGCCCGCAACCTGGTTCATGGCGTTTTGCGGTTGAATGGCATCGAGTGAGCCGAATTTCCAGCCTTCGCCATAGAGCAGAATTTCCTGGCCCTGAATGCCTGCCGTTTCTGGGGTCAGGGCATCGAG
Encoded here:
- the alr gene encoding alanine racemase gives rise to the protein MIVTSLPRKYYSKWTEIDLSALEHNLKRLQNACQPASAQIMAVVKANAYGHNVSQIAPALFQQGITHYGVATLGEALHLKQLLPQAEHILILGALSVSQYRLALEEGFALMLHTLAHLPILEDLARAIGRPAEAHLKVDTGMGRVGILPTEMGAALDQLALTEWVNLRGICSHLATSDRPACPHIHRQIQIFNEVLSYARSHLREPEALIYHLANSDAVFQYPEAHYNLVRPGISLYGYGGAQGTGLKPVLALKAQITQLKDVPAGTALGYGRSFITARPSRIGVIALGYADGLNRLLSNQQEILVKGQRLPLVGRISMDQCTVDLTDLQQTIEVGETVTFIGQEGDETITAQDWADKIGTIPYEVLTGLGTRLPRWAAE